The uncultured Mailhella sp. genome segment ACGCCCCGCCCGCCCTCATGACCGCAGGATCAAAAAACTACGGGAGCGAATCCCTTCCCGCCACCACTACTTTAACATCATCCGAGCATGACGACATGCCCTTCGGGGCCGCTTCTGAAAAGCTTCGAGACGAAAAGAGCCCGTGCCGAACAGCGACACGGGCTCTTTTCATGCGGAAACGCTTCCGCCAGACAGGGAAATGCCCCCTGTGGTTACAGCTTCAGACCAAGCGCCAGGCCCTGATCCATGGCCTCGTAGGCGTCGCCTATGTGATCGCAGTCGCCGATGGTATGCACGGGAATGCCGCAGTCGCCCAGCGATTCCTGAAGCTTCTTGTCCGGCACCGTGCCGATGGCGAGCACCAGCGTGTCGGCCTTCACGGGGAACAGCGCGTGGCCGTGATCGATTTCCGCGGTATGCGCGGTCAGACGGAACAACGTGGAATCCGGGAACAGACGGATGTTGTCGCAATCGGCGATTTCCTGGAACAGCCAGCCGCGGATGCGGGAAATAAGGCCGCGGCCGAGCTCGTTGAGTTCCACAAGGCATACCTTCTTGCCTTCGCGGGCGAGCTTGAGCGACGTTTCCAGACCTATGTAGCGTCCGCCGAGCACCACGCAGCGCTCGCCGGTGCTCACCTTGTTGCGCAGCACGTCCATGGCGTACACGATGGGCATGCCGCTGTCCTGACCGTCCACGCCGGAAAGCGCGCGGGGCGTGGCGCCCGTGGCCAGCACCACTTCGTCGGGATGCGCGGCCATGATCTGTTCGCGCGTCACCGTCGTGTTCATGTGAATGCGCACGCCGGCCTTGTCCATGTTCTCCTTCAGCCACGGCACGAGCGTGCGGAAGCTCGCCTTGTCGTCGCCGGCGGAAGCCACCAGCCACTGGCCGCCGAGTTCGCCGGTCTTTTCAAAAAGATCCACGTGATGGCCGCGCTCGGCCAGCGCGAGCGCGCAGCGCATGCCCGCCAGACCGCCGCCGATCACATAGATGTTCCTGGGCTTTTCGGCAGGACGGGACACATAGGTGTCTTCCATCATCAGGGCGGGGTTCACCGTGCAGCACATGCCGCGGCCAACCAGTCTCGGGCGCGAGGCCCAGGTCTGACAGTTGTTGCAGCGCACGCAGCGGCGGATGGTGTCTTCCTCGCCGCGGCGCAGCTTGCCCACGTAGTCGGGATCGGCCAGCAGCGGACGCGCAATGCCGATGAAGTCGGCCACGCCGTCGGCAATCATCTTGTCCGCCTCATGAGGATCGTGCAGACCGCAGCTTGCAATGATGGCCACATCGGGAAGCGCCTTCTTGACCTTGGCGGTGTCGGCGATGTTCTGCGCCGAACCTTCCGCATAGATGGGCACGCCGTGCCACAGACGTTCCTGACCGCCGCCCGTCATGAGGAAGGCGTTCACACCGGCCTCGGCCAGATAGCCCATCTCTTCAATGCCCTCGTCGAGGGTCATGCCGCCTTCCATGTAGTCGCACTTCGGGAAGCGGATGTACACGGGGAAGTCGTCGCGGGTGCGCTCGCGGATGGCTTCCACGATCATGCGGGGAAGCGCGATGCGCTTTTTCGCCGTGCCGCCGAAGTCGTCGGTGCGGCGGTTGCTGTAGGGCGACAGGAACTGACTGATGAACTTGCCCGAACCGCCGTGCAGCGCAAAGCCGTCGAATCCGGCTTCGTAGAGTCTCTTGCCCGCCTGGGCGTAGCATTCGATGTAGTCGAGAATTTCCTGACGGGTCATTTCTCTGGGAACCACGAGATCCCAGGAGCCGCGTACCGGAGAAGGCGCAATGCATTCCTTCTTCGTGCCCGCGCGGGAGCCTGCGCCGCCGAGCTGCAGAAACACCTTTGCGCCGCCGGACTTGATGAGCGCCGCCAGCTCCGCGAGCTTTTCAATGTACTTGTCGTCCCACAGGGCAAGGCCCTGCGCCAGCTTCACGGAAGGCCACGCAAAGGTCTGCTGCACGGTGACGAGACCGGCCTGCCCCAGGCGGGCCCTGTGAAAGGCAAACAGCGGTTCGCCCACAAAACCGTCTTCCGTTCCGCCCCGGGTCTGCACCGAAGTCTGAACGTAGCGGTTGGGTATTTCAAGATTCCCGATTTTCGCGTGGGTGAAAAGGTGAGGAAAAGCCATCTCATGCCTCCTTGTAATCTAAGCAACGCCCGGCAGACGCAACACGCCGCCGTATCTCGGCGCAGAAACTGTCGGAATTTTGATTGTCGTGCTGCGGAGCCGCCCGACGATGCGCTAAGGCGCGCTCTGCCGACAGTACGAACACGTCTTCAGGCGCAGGCCGGGCGTTTGCGGCGCATCGGAAGATTGTCCGAACCGCCGCCATCCGCATCCGAAGGCGCGACGACACGTCCGTCACGCCCCGAAAAAACGAATCCGCCAGACCGGTAATGCCCGAATCCGGCGAATTCCCTGATGGTTGCTGGAAAAAGTGCCCTAGAACAGAATGCCGCGGGGCGTGTTGACGCTGAATCCGAGGGAGAAGATGACGTAGCACACGGCCACGAACACCAGCGTGAACACCACGTTCCAGAAAAGATCCCTGGACTTCAGATCGTTCTTCAGCACGGTGCAGAGAATGAACACCAGCGTGGCGGAAGACACGTAGAAGCCGATGTACTTGATGCACAATACGTAGGCGATGAGAAGCGCGGCGTGCATGCCTATGCCCTTCCAGTTGATGCAGGAGAAGGGAGCTTCCGTCATGCCCGCGTACTTCGCCGGCATGAATACGGCCTTGAGGATAATGGCCGCCATGAGCAACGCGAGCAGGCCGAGCACGATGGCGGGGAACATGGCCGTCTTTTCGGGGTAGTCCACGAGCATGGAGGCCAGCGCGCCGATGACGGGCAGCATGATGACGCCGGAAATGAGATCGGCGCCGCGCATGCCTTCAAGCAGACGCGGAATCTCGCCCGACGCGCCCCTGGCCTGAGCGGCCTTGCCGTTGCGCACGCGCTTGTACACGCGGTAGATGACATACAGGGCGATGAGCACCAGCATGCCCTGGGCCACGGGACGGTTCATGAAGTACACGAGCGCGCCCTTGGCTCTCGCAAGGGAGAGGGCTTCGAGCATGGAGCGTTCCACCACGGGGCCGAGGATGACGCCGAGGGCGTAGGCGCCCGGGTTGAAGCCCAGTCGGATGAGGAAATAGGTGGCGATGCCGAAGAGCACGAAGATCCAGATGTCGAGGTTCAGGCCGCGGACCACGTAGGCGCCGATGGCGCAGATGACGATGACGCCGGGGAAGAGCTTGTCCGAGGGGATGCGCAGAATGTTGGCCAGAGAGCCGATGGTGAACAGACCGAGCAGCATCTGCACCACGGCGCAGAGGAACAGGGCCATGATGACCATGTACACCACGGGGCCTTCGTTGGCGAGGAAGTTCGGGCCGGGGGCCATGCCGTGCATGAAGATGGCGGCCATGAACACGGCGGCGGCGGGAGAACCGGGAATGCCCAGCGCGAGCACGGGAATGAACGCGCCGCCCACGAGGCCGTTGTTGGAGCATTCGGAAGCCACAATGCCTTCCTCCGCGCCCTTGCCGAATTCTTCGGGATGCCTGGAGTAGCGCTTGGCGCTTGAGTAGGCGAGCATGGTGGCCACGGAAGCACCCACGCCGGGCACGATGCCCACGCCCACACCGATGAGGCCGGAGCGAACAAGCAGCATTTTCATTTTGCTGAACATCATATGGAACAGGCGGAAAAAGGCGGAGACGTTGTCGCGGAATCCGGCCTTTTCAAAGGCTATCTGTTCCTGCACGCCGCAGGTGGGGGCAAGCACCATGTTCAGCATGCTGGGCAGGGAGAAGGTGCCGAGCATGACGGGAATGAAGGGAATGCCGCCCATGAGGTCGATGCTGCCGAAGGTGAAGCGGGGGTTGCCCACATAGGCGTCCACGCCGATGCAGGTGGTGAACACGCCGAGCGCCGCGGAAACGATGCCCTTGAGCGGATCCTTCGCGCTGATGGAGCCCACGAGGAACAGGCCCACGGCCGCAAGCAGGAAGAGTTCCGCCGCGCCGAACTTGATGACGAAGGGAGCAAGCAGCGGCATGAACAGCAGCATGGCCAGGGCCGACATCATGCCGCCGGAGAAGGACGCGATATTGGAAATGAGCAGGGCGTCTCTCGCCTTGCCCTTTCTGGCCATGGGATAACCGTCGAAAGCGGTGACCATGGCCGCGGAGGTTCCGGGCGTGTTCAGCAGAATGGACGAGATGGAACCGCCGTATTCACAGCCCACATACACGCCGGAAAGGGCGATGAGCGCCGTGGAATGGTCCATGGTATAGGTCAGCGGGAGAATGATGATCATACCAATGGCCGCGCCGAAACCAGGCAGTGCTCCGACCACGATACCCAGCGCAACGGAAATGACGAGCGCCAGCACATTAATGGGGCTGAGACAGGTAAGGAGTCCGCTCCACAACATTTCTAACATAGTAATACCTTTACTGTAATTTTAGGAAAAACGGATTCCTTTCCGAATGCTCCGAAAGAAAAGGGCCCCGGATGGTTCCGAATCCGGCCAGCTCCCGAACGTTCGGAGCGTCTCAGCGCCGCGTCCGGCGCTCCTCGGAACAGGAACGCTTCGCGGCGGAAGCGTTCTCTGCTGCGCTTTTCCATGTCCCGGAAGACAGAAGGACGGCGGAAGACGCATCCGCTCCCGCCGCCCCGTCCGCAATCAGTCGGCGGTTTCCTTGATGACGTCCTTCAGGTTTTCCACCTTCTGGTCGATCTTCGCGATGGTTTCCTTCAGGTCGTTGCTGTCCTGGAAGCCGTAGGTGGAGCCGATTCTTTCAATGGAGGCCTTGAGTTCCGGGTCGTCCCGGAGCGTGGCCAGACGGCTGGTCAGATAGTCCAGGGCTTCCTTGGGCATGTCGGCGCGGCCGATGAGGCAGTTGAACATGGTGCAGCCTTCCATATCGAGGCCGTATTCGGCAAAGGTGGGCACGCCTTCGATGATGCGGGTCTTCGAGGCGGAGGCCAGAGCGCGGATCTTGCCCTTGTGGGTGGTCAGCCACTGGGCGTTGGAGCAGGCGGCGTCAATCTGTCCGTCGAGCAGGGCCACGTTCAGCTTGGTGCCGTTTTCAAAGGGAATGCGCACCATGTCCACGCCGGTTTCCTTCACGAAGGAGGCAAAGGTAAGATGGTTGGAGCTGTAGGAGCCGGTGTTGCCCACGGTCACCTTGCCGGGATGTTCCTTGGCGTACTTGATGAGATCGTCGAGCGTCTTGAAGGGGCTGTCTTCGCGCACGGTGATGATTTCATCGAAGAGCACGGAAGCAACGATGGGTACGAGATTCTTGGTGTTGTAGGAGGTCTTCTGGAAGACCTGCTGCATGGAGATGTGCGGGAAGTTGTAGAAGAGCAGGGTGTAGCCGTCGGGCCTCGTGCTCATGTAGTAGTTGGCGCCCACCACGCCGCCCGCGCCGGCCTTGTAGTCGGTGACGAGCTTGACGCCCAGCGCCTTTTCATAGAAAGGCTGCGCGGCGCGGAAGTTGTTGTCTGCGCCGGTGCCGGCGCCGAAGGGAATGATGACGGTAATGGGCTTTTCAGGATAGGCCGCCTGAGCGGGGGATGCCAGACCGAGGGCGAGCAGTACGGCGGCGCAAGCCTTTCCGAGCTTGTTGAGGGTAATGTTCATGACCTCTCTCCTTGTACGACAGGGGGTTGAAAAAGGGGCTCCTTCGGGTGACTCACAGCCTGCGGCCGATCTGCGCGCCTTCGCGGATGGCGTAGAGCGCGTCACCGATCTGGCGACAGTCGCCGATGGCGTGATATTCCAGGCCCAGAGCTTCGAGATCCTCGACCAGATTGTTCACCGGCACCGTGCCGATGGCTAACACTACTGTATCACAAGGCAGCGTGAGCATGGAACCGGTATTGGCGGCGTCCACGCCTTCGCTGTTCAGGCGCAGAAGAGGAGAATTGGGATAGAAGCGCACCTTGGCGGCCACCATTTCGTTGCGGTAGATGCCCACCAGGCGAGGAATGCCGCCGTGTCCGATTTCCATGGCTTCGAGCAGAGACACGTCCTTGCCCTGCTTGGCGAGCTTGATGGCGACTTCCATGCCGATGTAGCGGCCGCCCACCACCACGACACGGTCGCCGACTTCGGCGCGGTCCATGATGACGTCCATGCCCTGCACCACGGAAGGTCCGCCGTGCGCGGGTCTGTCCACGGCGGCGGGAAGTCCGCGCGGCACCGCGCCCGTGGCGAGAACAACCACGTCGGGGCGTTCCTTTTCCAGCAGAGCGCGGTTCACTTCCACGCCCGTGTGCACGTGCACGCCGGCCTCCTTCATGGCATTGAGCATCCAGGGAATGAGCGTGCGGAAGTCGGACTTGTAGGTAGCCTTGCCGGCCACGATCCACTGACCGCCGAGATCCTCGGCCTTTTCGTAAAGATCCACATGATGGCCGCGTTCGGCGAGAGTGTGGGCGGCTTCCATGCCCGCAAGGCCGCCGCCGGCAATGAGAATGTGCCTGGGTTCGGCAGCAGGTTCCGGCTTGGGGAATTCCGCCTCGCGCATGGCCGCAGGGTTCACCGTGCAGGTGATGCCGGGCGTGGGAATGCGGTCCTTTCTGGACTTGTAGGTGAAGCAGTTCAGGCAGTAGATGCAGCGCTTGATGTCGCGGTAGCGGCCTTCCCTGGCCTTGATGAGCAGCTCGGGATCGGTGATGAAGGGACGGCCGAGAGAAATGAAGTCCGCCGCGCCCTCTTCGAGCAGCAGTTCAGCGGCAAGCGGATCGTGAATCTTGCCCACGGCGATGACGGGCTTGCCCGAGGCTTCGCCCACGGGGCGCGCCAGATGCGCCAGACAGTTGCGGGGGAAGAAATAGTTGAACGAGGTGTTCCAGCCTTTTTCCTGATTGCCGGCCGAGCATTCAAAGGCGTCCACGCCCTCGGCGGCCATGATGCGGGCTATCTGCTTGCCGTCTTCAAGGGTATTGCCGCCCTCGACCATGTCATCCACGCTGAAGCGGAAGATGATGGGGAAGTCTTCGCCGGCCTGCTTGCGGATGGCCTGCACGATCTGACGGGGGAAAAGCGTGCGCTTTTCCAGAGTGCCGCCGTAGGCGTCGGTGCGGCGGTTGCTGTAGGAAGAAAGGAAAAGGCTCACCAGCTTGCCGTGAGCGGCGTGGATTTCCACGGCGTCGAAGCCTGCTTCGCGGGCGCGACGCGCGGCCTGACCGTAGCATTCCACGAAATATTCGATCTGCTCGACGGGAATTTCCTTCGGGGGCTTGTCTTCAAAGGCGAAGCGCACGGGCGAAGGCGCAATGGAGTGCCCGTCGGGACGGCGGGTGCCGCGGCCGCCCAGTTCCACGGCGACCTTGGGACCATAGGAGTGCATGCGTCGTACAAGGTCGGCAAGAGGAGGAATGTGCGCGTCGCACCACAGACCCATGGCGCCGTCGGTCTGTTCTTCACGCCAGCAGTAGGTGTGGCCCATAATGACAAGGCCCATGCCGCCCTTCGCTCTTACTTCATAAAAACGGGCAAGGGCGTCGCTCAGCGTGCCTTCGGGCCCGGCCCCGCGCGCGGCGATAGGAGCAAAAACAAGGCGGTTGTTCAGCTCCATGTTGCCGATGCGTCCGGGGGTAAGCAGTTTTTCCAGTGCCATGATGTCTC includes the following:
- a CDS encoding FAD-dependent oxidoreductase, translating into MAFPHLFTHAKIGNLEIPNRYVQTSVQTRGGTEDGFVGEPLFAFHRARLGQAGLVTVQQTFAWPSVKLAQGLALWDDKYIEKLAELAALIKSGGAKVFLQLGGAGSRAGTKKECIAPSPVRGSWDLVVPREMTRQEILDYIECYAQAGKRLYEAGFDGFALHGGSGKFISQFLSPYSNRRTDDFGGTAKKRIALPRMIVEAIRERTRDDFPVYIRFPKCDYMEGGMTLDEGIEEMGYLAEAGVNAFLMTGGGQERLWHGVPIYAEGSAQNIADTAKVKKALPDVAIIASCGLHDPHEADKMIADGVADFIGIARPLLADPDYVGKLRRGEEDTIRRCVRCNNCQTWASRPRLVGRGMCCTVNPALMMEDTYVSRPAEKPRNIYVIGGGLAGMRCALALAERGHHVDLFEKTGELGGQWLVASAGDDKASFRTLVPWLKENMDKAGVRIHMNTTVTREQIMAAHPDEVVLATGATPRALSGVDGQDSGMPIVYAMDVLRNKVSTGERCVVLGGRYIGLETSLKLAREGKKVCLVELNELGRGLISRIRGWLFQEIADCDNIRLFPDSTLFRLTAHTAEIDHGHALFPVKADTLVLAIGTVPDKKLQESLGDCGIPVHTIGDCDHIGDAYEAMDQGLALGLKL
- a CDS encoding tripartite tricarboxylate transporter permease, translating into MLEMLWSGLLTCLSPINVLALVISVALGIVVGALPGFGAAIGMIIILPLTYTMDHSTALIALSGVYVGCEYGGSISSILLNTPGTSAAMVTAFDGYPMARKGKARDALLISNIASFSGGMMSALAMLLFMPLLAPFVIKFGAAELFLLAAVGLFLVGSISAKDPLKGIVSAALGVFTTCIGVDAYVGNPRFTFGSIDLMGGIPFIPVMLGTFSLPSMLNMVLAPTCGVQEQIAFEKAGFRDNVSAFFRLFHMMFSKMKMLLVRSGLIGVGVGIVPGVGASVATMLAYSSAKRYSRHPEEFGKGAEEGIVASECSNNGLVGGAFIPVLALGIPGSPAAAVFMAAIFMHGMAPGPNFLANEGPVVYMVIMALFLCAVVQMLLGLFTIGSLANILRIPSDKLFPGVIVICAIGAYVVRGLNLDIWIFVLFGIATYFLIRLGFNPGAYALGVILGPVVERSMLEALSLARAKGALVYFMNRPVAQGMLVLIALYVIYRVYKRVRNGKAAQARGASGEIPRLLEGMRGADLISGVIMLPVIGALASMLVDYPEKTAMFPAIVLGLLALLMAAIILKAVFMPAKYAGMTEAPFSCINWKGIGMHAALLIAYVLCIKYIGFYVSSATLVFILCTVLKNDLKSRDLFWNVVFTLVFVAVCYVIFSLGFSVNTPRGILF
- a CDS encoding tripartite tricarboxylate transporter substrate binding protein, whose amino-acid sequence is MNITLNKLGKACAAVLLALGLASPAQAAYPEKPITVIIPFGAGTGADNNFRAAQPFYEKALGVKLVTDYKAGAGGVVGANYYMSTRPDGYTLLFYNFPHISMQQVFQKTSYNTKNLVPIVASVLFDEIITVREDSPFKTLDDLIKYAKEHPGKVTVGNTGSYSSNHLTFASFVKETGVDMVRIPFENGTKLNVALLDGQIDAACSNAQWLTTHKGKIRALASASKTRIIEGVPTFAEYGLDMEGCTMFNCLIGRADMPKEALDYLTSRLATLRDDPELKASIERIGSTYGFQDSNDLKETIAKIDQKVENLKDVIKETAD
- a CDS encoding FAD-dependent oxidoreductase → MALEKLLTPGRIGNMELNNRLVFAPIAARGAGPEGTLSDALARFYEVRAKGGMGLVIMGHTYCWREEQTDGAMGLWCDAHIPPLADLVRRMHSYGPKVAVELGGRGTRRPDGHSIAPSPVRFAFEDKPPKEIPVEQIEYFVECYGQAARRAREAGFDAVEIHAAHGKLVSLFLSSYSNRRTDAYGGTLEKRTLFPRQIVQAIRKQAGEDFPIIFRFSVDDMVEGGNTLEDGKQIARIMAAEGVDAFECSAGNQEKGWNTSFNYFFPRNCLAHLARPVGEASGKPVIAVGKIHDPLAAELLLEEGAADFISLGRPFITDPELLIKAREGRYRDIKRCIYCLNCFTYKSRKDRIPTPGITCTVNPAAMREAEFPKPEPAAEPRHILIAGGGLAGMEAAHTLAERGHHVDLYEKAEDLGGQWIVAGKATYKSDFRTLIPWMLNAMKEAGVHVHTGVEVNRALLEKERPDVVVLATGAVPRGLPAAVDRPAHGGPSVVQGMDVIMDRAEVGDRVVVVGGRYIGMEVAIKLAKQGKDVSLLEAMEIGHGGIPRLVGIYRNEMVAAKVRFYPNSPLLRLNSEGVDAANTGSMLTLPCDTVVLAIGTVPVNNLVEDLEALGLEYHAIGDCRQIGDALYAIREGAQIGRRL